Within the Azospirillum brasilense genome, the region CATGATGTTGGCGAGCAGCTTCTTCTTGTCGTCCTCCGACGCCTTGTCGAACCAGGCGCGGGCGCGGGCCAGCACCTCGGGCGCATGGTCGTCCTCGGCGCCCGGACGCTCCAGCATGAAGACGTCGAAGGCGGCGTGCTCGAAGGCGTTGAAGCGCAGCGAGGTGCCGCCGCCCGGCACCGGCGCGGCGAGGTCGGTGCGGGTCCAGTCGAGGATCGGCATGAAGTTGTAGCAGACCGTCGTCACCCCGCAGGCCGCGAGGTTGCGCAGCGACTGGCGGTAGTTGTCGAACAGCGGGGCCAGATCGCCCTCGCCGATCTTGATGGACTCATGGACCGGCAGGCTTTCCACCACGCTCCAGCGCAGGCCGAGCGAGGGGTCGGCGGCGATCATCGCCTTGCGCTCCTCGATCTCCTCGACCGACCAGACCACGCCGTAGGGGATCTGGTGCAGGGCGGTGACGATGCCGGTGGCGCCGGTCTGACGGATGTGGTTGAGCCGGATCACATCGTCCGGGCCGAACCAACGCCAAGTCTGTTCCATGGTCTGCTCCTTGAAGAAGAGTGCTGTGCCGAATCCGGCATGTCTCGATGGGATTTGCAGGTTGGGGCGCCTCAGCCCGCCGCCTCAGCCGCGACCGATTGCACGACGGCGCGGGCACCCTCGGCGTAGAGTCGGCGCAGCGCGTCGGTCACGGCGGCGGTGAAACGCGGGTCGCGCGGCAGGTCGTCGCCGAAGACGGCGCTCAGCCCGAACAGGGCAGTCGCCAGACGGTCGGCGTCCGGTCCGGCCTCCGCCGCCAGCTCGGCGAGCCTGGCGGCCATGGGATCGCGCACGTCGATGGGGCGGCCGACCTCGTCGGTGCCGGAGACGTAGCGCATCCAGGCCGCCACCCCCAGCGCCAGCCGGTCGATGGGCGCTCCGGCGGCCAGCCGGTCGCGGATGGTGCCGAGCAGCCGCTGCGGCAGCTTCTGCGTGCCGTCCATGGCGATCTGCCAAGTGCGATGGCGCAGGGCGGGATTGCGGAAGCGCTCGATCAGCGCGTCCTTGTAATGGCCGAGGTCGGCGCCCGGCGGCATGTGCAGCGTCGGCCCGGCCTCCTCGTCCATCAGGCCGCGGATCAGCCGGACGAAGGCCGGATCGGCCATGGTGTCCGACACCGTCTCGTAACCGGCGAGGTAGCCGAGATAGGCGAGCGTGGAGTGGCTGCCGTTCAGCAGGCGCAGCTTCATCGTCTCATAGGGATGGACGTCGGGAACCAGCTCCGCCCCTTCCAGTTCCCAGGCCGGGCGCCCAGTGGGGAAGCGGTCCTCGATCACCCACTGGCTGAACGGCTCGGTCACCACCGGCCAGGAGTCGCGCAGACCCAGCCCATCCGACACACGGTCGCGGTCGGCGTCGGTGGTGGCCGGCACGATGCGGTCGACCATGCTGTTCGGGCAGGCGACGTTCCCGGCGAACCACGTTCCCAGCGCGGGGTCGCGCAGCTCGGCGTAGCGGCGCAGCAGGCCCGCCGCGGTGTCGCCGTTGCTCGGCAGGTTGTCGCAGCTCAGCACCGTGAAGGGCTCCACCCCGGCGGCGCGGCGACGGATCAGAGCCTCCACGAGGAAGCCGGGCACGCTGCGCGGGCGTTCCGGGTTGGCGAGGTCGTGGACGATGTCCGGATGGGCCTCGTTCAGCGCGCCGGTCGCCGGGTCGTGGCAATAGCCCTTTTCGGTGACGGTCAGGGTGACGATGCGGACGGAGGGGCGGGTCAGGAGGTCCAGCACCGCGGCGGGGTTCTCCGGGGCGACCAGCAGTTCGGTGACCGAGCCGATCACCCGCAGCCGCTCGCCGGCGGCGTCGCGCACCGCGACGGTGTAGAGGCCGCCCTGCGGCTCCAGCGCGTCGCGCGTGTCGGGGCTGCGCAGGCTGACCCCGGCGATGCCCCAGGGACCGAAGGACCGGGCCAGGGCGTCGTCGGTGTAGACCGCCTGATGGGCGCGATGGAAGGCGCCGATGCCCAGATGGACGATTCCGGTGGTCAGCGCGGCACGGTCATAGCCGGGACGCTGCGCGCCATGGCGCAGCGAGGGCAGCGTGTCGGGGCTCAGGCGCATGGAACACTCCGCATAAGGGCTTTACGTCTCGAAGAAGTGGCTGTTGGTTCGGGCGATCTCGTCCACCGCGGCGAAGACGGTGCGCAGATGGGCGCGCATGGCCTCCTCCGCCCCGTCGGGGTCGCGGGCGGCGACGCGGTCCACGATGCTCTGGTGCTCCCCGACGATCTTCGCCGCCCAGCCTTCGCTGTGCAGCGACAGGAAACGCACGCGGTCGAGCTGCGCCTTGACGGCGACCAGCAGGTCCCACACCGCCGGGCGCCCGGCGATGCGGGCCAGTTCGGCGTGGGTGGCCTCGTCCAGGGCGAAGAACTCGGAATGGCGGTCGGGCGACATCACCGCGCGGTGCGAGTCGAGAAGCCGGGTGAGCGAGGCGACGTCCGCCGCCTCCGCCCGCTCAGCGGCCAGACGCACGGTCCGGCATTCCAGGGTCTCGCGGATGAACTGGCTGTCGGACACCGCGCCGAGCTGGATCGGCGCCACGAAGGTCCCGACCTGCGGCACGATGCGCAGGAACCCCTCGTCGGCCAGCCGGCGGAAGGCCTCGCGCACCGGGGTGCGGCTGACGCCGTAGCGGGCGGCCACGCGGGTTTCCGAAATCCCCTCGCCGGGGCGGATCTCCCCCGACAGCACGGCGGCGCGCAGGGCGTCGTAGACCCCGTGCAGGCGGGGGCCGCGGATGTCGGTGGAAGCGGATGAGGTCGGCGAGTCGGTCATGGCGTCCATCGCGTCAACTTGCATACTAGTATGCCATTGCGGACGGAGGCTGGCAAGGGGGTGTGGGAGGGGCGGTGCCGTATTGAGAATGAAAGCGCTGGGGAGCGCTGAATGCTCCAATGCCAGCGTCCAACAGCATTTACGGAATCACCAGAACTGAACTGATCAACTAGGGAAATGCCCTATCGCATGAGACCGACCGGGTGAAAGCCAAGAAACTCTGGAATTAAAGCGCTTTGATGGATTATAACTTTCAGCTAAATTTGAACAGTTAAGTGCACAACCCAACGAACGCTAATGATAGGAACAATGTCCAGATGAAATGGGAAAGCCTCTTAGATCTTGAGCGCTTGGGCGCTCCTAACTATATGCAAAAGAAACATCGCTCGGCCTATCTGCAAGATATGGATCGGATTTTGTTCTCTCAGCCATTTCGCAGGCTAGCGAACAAGACTCAGGTTCACCCCCTTTACGATAATGACCACCTTCATCAACGCCTGATCCATAGCATAGAGGTTACCAGCGTTGGGCGTTCGCTGGGAATCGAAGTAGGAGATTGGCTGGCGGACGAACATGGTGAAATTGAAAGCTCGCAGATTGAGGTTGTTGCGGGCTTAGTGCAAACAGCCTGCATGGCTCATGATATTGGCAATCCACCTTTCGGACATTCCGGCGAAGAAGCCATAGCATCCTGGTTTCGTGAAAAATTCGAACACCCAACGGGAATTCTAGAAGATATCTCTGAAGAGCAACGCCAAGAATTTAATTTTTTCGAGGGCAACGCACAAGGGTTTCGCATATTGACTCGAACGGAAATGTACAAAAATGATGGTGGCCTGCGTTTAACTTTAGGAGGGCTTGGCGCTTTCACTAAATATCCCGTCTCCGCCAACGCAAGAAGACTTGTCGGAAATCATGGGAACCTCAATGGGACGCGCTATATCGGCCTCAAAAAGTATGGTTTTTTCCAAAACGACACCCGCACTTTTGAATACATTGCCAATAAACTTGGAATTCCAAAAGATGAAGTAAGGAACAGTAAGGGAGAATTGATTGGTCACTGGTGGCGCCGTCACCCCCTAGCTTTCCTCATGGAGGCAGCCGATGATATTTGTTACAATATTATGGATCTTGAAGATGCCTATCTTGCAGGCGATGTTGCTTCCGACTTGGTTATAAATTTACTTAAAAAGCTTGCGCCGCCATCGAACGAAGCCTACCCCGATCACAGCGAGGCCGATAATGTTTCTAGATGCCGGGCCTCGGCAATCAACGGCGCAATCTCAGCTTGCGTGGAGGCATTCAAAGACAACTATACTAGAATCATGGATGGATCATTTTCCATTTCTTTAGTTGAAGCATCAATCAAAGCAGAAGAGTTTAATGAGATAAAAAAGATTGCTAAGGACCGAATTTTCAAAGCTAAGCGGAAAACAGAGCTGGAAATCTTTGGCCGCAATGTTATCCATAAAGTTCTAGATGGCCTTCTGCCTCTACTTAATGAGGCCAATTTGGCCGGCTGGAACACAGCTAATCTAAGCTCCTATCATGAACAGGTTGCCAGGGCGCTCGGCTTCCCATTGGATTCCCTCACTAACAGCTACGATGCCCTGCATGCCCTAACCGACTTTGTCTCTGGCACAACAGATAGATATGCTGTGAAAGTAGCTGACATGCTCGGGAAGCGGTAACACAGAAGCTAACCCTCCAGAGCAAGGATGTAAATCGATCAAGAGAGGAAAATGTATCAAATGAATTTCGTAAAATAATTGTTGAATATAGTTTAAATTCAGGCATTAGAGTGCCGGCCAGAACGCCACCTTCGTTGGTTCAAGATATTGATTTCGTTTGGCCTAGGAACGGCTTTGACCGGCACTATTAACCGACACTTTTGGCAACTGCTACTAATTCATCATCTACTGAATTCTTTGACACCGCCCCTCCCCATCCCCCTGAAAAAATGTTCGCCCCTTCCTCAAAATCAGGCTTGCGCGGCACGCTGATATATTAATATGCTCTTCCTCAAGGAACAGCACGGACCGGCCCCGGATGGGGCACGGGCCGGCACATGGGGAGGACTGCAATGGCTTCGACTTCCAGGCGCGCCCTGGACGCTCAACCGCCCGGAACCGCTCCGGGGACCGTGCCCGGCAAGGTGCTTGGAACCGCAAAGGAACCGCGCCTGTCCGCCCGCGCCACGGCCACCGCGGAGATTTACCGGTCGCTGCGCGGGGACATCGTGGCCATGCGGCGCAAGCCGGGGGAGCCCATTGTGGAGAAGCACGTCGCGGAGTCCTTCGGCGTCAGCCGCACCCCGGTGCGTGAGGCTCTGCTGCGGCTGGCCGACGACGGGCTGGTCGAAATCTTCCCGCAGTCCGGCACCTTCGTCGCCCGCATCCCGGTCAACGCCCTTCCCGAAGCGGTGGTGATCCGCACCTCGCTGGAATGCACCGCGGTCCGCTACGCCGCCGTCCGTGCCGCGCGCAGCCAGATCGCAGCGCTGCGGGCCAACATCCTGCTCCAGCAGGAGACGATGGCGGCGGGCGATCTCGACGGTTTCCATGAGGCCGACGAGGCGTTCCACAGCCTGATTTCCGAGATCGCCGGCTTCCCCGGCCTGTGGAGCATGGCCCAGCAGGTGAAGATGCAGGTGGACCGCTACCGCCGCCTGACCCTGCCGGAGCCCGGCCGCATCCCGCATGTCCTGGCCGAGCACGGCGGCATCGTCGACGCCATCGCCGCGCGCGACCCGGCCGAGGCGGAGCGGCTGATGACGATCCATCTCGGCGCCCTGCTGGAGTCCGTTCCGAACACCCAGGGGGCCAACCCCTTCTTCTTCTCCGGCGCGCAGCCGGACGACGCATCGAAGACGAAGAAAGAAAGCACCCCGTCATGACCAACCCCTTCGACCTTTCCGGCAAGACCGCCCTGGTCACCGGGGGCAACGGCGGCATCGGGCAGGCCATCGCGGTCGCCCTGGCGCGGGCCGGCGCTGACATCGCCGTGGCCGGGCGCACCCCGCCGGACGAGACGCGCGCCCTGGTCGAGGGGCTGGGCCGCCGCTTCGCCGCGATCCCCGCCGACCTGTCCGGCATCGCCCCGATCCCCGCCCTGATGGAGGAGACGGTCGGCACGCTCGGCGGGCTGGACATCCTGGTCAACAACGCCGGGCTGATCCGCCGCGACGACCCGCTGGACTTCACCGAGGCCGACTGGGACGCGGTGATGGATGTGAACCTGAAGTCGGTCTTCTTCCTCTGCCAAGCCTTCGGGCGCTACGCGCTGGGCAACGGGCGGAAGGGCAAGATCATCAACATCGCCTCCATGCTGTCCTTCCAGGGCGGCGTCCGCGTGCCCTCCTACGCGGCGTCGAAGAGCGGCATCGCCGGGATCACCCGGCTGCTCGCCAATGAATGGGCGGGCAAGGGCATCAACGTGAATGCCATCGCGCCGGGCTACGTCGCGACCAGCGTCACCACCGCGCTGCGCGCCGACGAGCGCCGCAACGCCGAAATTCTGGCCCGCATCCCCGCCGGACGCTGGAGCGAGCCCGCCGATATGGGCGGACCCGCAGTGTTCCTGGCCTCCGATGCGTCCGATTACGTCCACGGCACGATCCTGCCGGTGGACGGCGGCTGGCTCGCCCGTTGACGGGCCGCCTGCGAAAGTAAGGGGAAGATGAGAATGAGCACGGACGTTTTCGTGATCGACGAGGCGGTGGACTGGCAGGATCTGGGCGCCGGGGTGCGCCGCAAGATCCTCGGCCACAACGACGCCATGATGATGGTGCGCGTGGAGTTCGAGACCGGCGCCATCGGGCCGCAGCACCGCCACCCGCACGTCCAGTGCGCCGTGGTCGAAAAGGGCGCCTTCGACGTCACCATCGAGGGTGTCACCCGGCGGCTGGGCACCGGCGACGGCTACATGGTGCCGTCCAACGCCCTGCACGGCGTCGTGGCGCTGGAGCCGGGCGTCCTGCTCGACATCTTCACGCCCCCGCGCGAGGACTTCCTCGCCTGAATGACATCACCCGTTGCCCGGCGCGCGGGAACACGCGCCGGGCGGCTCCCGGACCCAACCGTCCAAACCAAAGAACCAGCCTAAAAACCGCTGCTTAAGAATCGCCAGGAGGACACGCTATGCATCTTTCGACCCGCGGTATCCGCGCCGCCCTTCTCGCCGCCTGCGCGGCCTGCACCCTGCTCGCCACCCCGGTCGTGGCCCGCGACTTCCGCTCCGCGGACATCCACCCGGCCGACTATCCGACCGTCGAGGCGGTGAAGTACGTCGATAAGCTCCTGAAGGAGCGGACCGGCGGCAAGCTCGGCGTGAAGGTCTACCCGAACGGCGCGCTCGGCACCGAGAAGGACACCATCGAGCAGCTGAAGATCGGCGGGCTCGACATGATGCGCATCAACGTCGCGCCGCTGAACAACGTCGTCCCGGAGACGATGGTCACGGCCCTGCCCTTCATCTTCCGCTCCACCGAGCACATGCGCGCCGTTCTGGATGGCCCGATCGGCGACGAGATCCTCGCCGCCATGGAAAGCCAGGGCATGGTCGGCCTAGCCTTCTACGACAGCGGCTCGCGCAGCATGTATTCGGCCGCCAAGCCCTACAAGACGCTGGCCGACATGAAGGGCGCCAAGATCCGCGTTCAGCAGTCCGACCTGTTCGTCGCCATGATCCAGGCGCTGGGCGCCAACGCCACGCCGATGCCCTTCGGCGAGGTCTACACCGCGCTGAAGACCGGCATCGTCGACGCGGCGGAGAACAACTACCCCTCCTACGAATCCTCGCGCCACTTCGAGGCCGCCAAGTACTTCACCCTGACCGAGCACGCGATGGCTCCGGAAGTGCTGGTCTTCTCGAAGGTCTCGTGGGACCGCCTGTCCAAGGACGACCAGGCCGCCATCCGCAAGGCCGCCAAGGACTCCGTCCCCTACATGCGCAAGCTGTGGGACGAGCGTGAGATGAAGTCCAAGGACGTGGTCGTGAAGGCCGGCGCCCAGATCGTCGAGGTCACGAACAAGCAGGAGTTCATCGACGCGATGGCTCCCGTCTACAAGCAGTTCGCGAGCACGCCGAAGCTGGACGGCCTCGTGAAGCGCATCCAGGACACGAAGTAAGCACAGTCGAACGCGGCGCTTCCCTTCGGGAGACCGAAGGGCGGCGCCGCGTCCTTTGAGGGGAGCCGGCGGCATGGATGTCGAGCTGCAAGCAATGGATCACAGCCCCCCGCAGAGCGCGGGCCTGCTGACGCGGGTGAACGCGCGTCTGGCATGGTCGGGGATGTGCGTGGCGATGGTCGGCCTGATGGCCATCGTCTGTGTGGTGTTCTATCAGGTCTTCGGCCGCTACGTGCTGAACGACTCGCCGACCTGGGCGGAGAGCTTGGCCATCGTGCTGGTCCTCTACGTCACCCTCATCGGCGCCGCCGTCGGCGTCCGCGACGCCGGCCACATCGGCCTGGAATCCTTCCTCGTCATGCTGCCCGACGTCATCCGCCGCAAGGTCGAGATCGTCATCTACGCCCTCGTCGGCGTCTTCGGCGCCTGCATGGCCTACAACGGCTGGGTCCTCGGCACCTCCGTCGCCGCCTACTACATCCCCAACCTGCACGTCTCCGAAGCCGTCCGCTACATCCCGCTCGTGCTTTCCGGCGTCCTGATCGTGCTCTTCTCGATCGAGCACATCGTCGCCATCATCCGCGGCGAGGAGGTCGCGCCGTCATGGAACTGACCATTCTCGCCGTCACCTTCTTCGGCTTCCTCGTCCTGGGCATCCCGGTCGCCTTCGCCATCGGCCTGTCGGCGCTGTGCACCATCCTCTACGAGGGCCTCCCCGTCGCCGTCATCTTCCAGCAGATGATGTCCGGCATGAACGTCTTCTCCTTCCTCGCCATCCCCTTCTTCGTCTTCTCCGGCGAGCTGATGCTCCACGGCGGCGTCGCCGACAAGATCGTCGCCACCGCCAAGAACATGGTCGGCCACATCCGCGGCGGCCTCGGCATGTCCAACGTCGTCGCCTGCACCCTGTTCGGCGGCGTCGCCGGCTCCCCCGTCGCCGACGTCTCGGCCATGGGTGCGGTGATGATCCCGATGATGAAGCGCGAAGGCTACCACGCCGACTACGCCGTCAACGTCACCACCCACGCCGCGCTCGTCGGCGCGCTGATGCCGACCAGCCACAACATGATCATCTACGCGCTGGCCGCCGGCGGCAAAGCCTCCATCGGCGCGCTGATCGCGGCGGGCATCGTCCCCGCCCTGCTGCTGATGGTCTGCAACCTGGGGGCCGCCTACTACGTCGCGGTCAAGCGCGGCTACCCCGCCGGCACCTTCCCCGGCTGGGCCATCCTGGGCCGCTCCTTCGCCGCCGCCGCGCCGGGCCTGCTCATCGTCGTGATCATCCTGGCCGGCATCACCTCGGGCGTCTTCACCGCCACCGAGTCCGCCTCCATCGCGGTGATCTACGCCCTGCTGCTCACCACCTTCGTCTACCGCACGCTGACCTGGGACCATTTCCTGGCCGCCGCCGCCAAGACGGTCAAGACGACCGGCGTGGTCCTGCTGCTGATCGGCGTCTCCACGATGTTCCAGTACATCATGGGCCTCTATCAGGTGGCCGAGATCACCGGCGAGCTGATGGCCGGCATCTCGACCAACCCGCTGGTCATCTTCCTGCTGATCAACGTCATCCTGTTCCTGCTCGGCACCTTCATGGACATGGCGAGCACGATCCTGATCTGCACGCCGATCTTCCTGCCCATCGCCATGCAGTACGGCATGGACCCGGTGCAGTTCGGCATCGTCATGCTGATCAACTGCGCGCTCGGCCTCAACACCCCGCCCGTCGGCACCACCCAGTTCATCGGCTGCGCCATCGGCGAGGTCTCCGTCGGCGAGGTCATGCGCTCCATCACACCCTTCTACGGCGCCCTCTTCGTCACCCTCCTCCTCGTCACCTACGTTCCCACCTTCTCACTCTGGCTTCCCCACCTCCTCATGCGCTGAGGCGATCTCCGCAGGGTCATGAAAAGGGCCGCGCCGGCATACCCGGCGCGGCCCTTTTCATGTCGGCTTTCGGCGGATCAGCCGGCTTCGGCGTTCGACGAGTTCTGCCACAGGTTCAGCCCGCCATCGACGGCGTGGCGGTCGATCTCGGCCAGTTCCTCCGGCGTGAAAGCGGTGTTCTTCAGCGCGTCGAGCGAGTTGTCGAGCTGCTCGACGTTGCGGGCGCCGACCAGGGCGGAGGTCACCCGCGGGTCGCGCAGCACCCAGGCGATGGCCATCTGGGCCAGCGTCTGGCCACGCCGTTGGGCGATGGCGTCCAGGGCGCGCACGCGCTCCAGATTCTCCGGCGACAGGAAGTGCGCCTTCAGCGTGCCGCCCTTGGCGGCGCGGGCGTCGGTGGGCTGGCCGTTCAGGTACTTGGTGGTCAGCATGCCCTGGGCCAGTGGCGAGAAGGCGATGCAGCCGATCCCGGTCTCCTCCAGCGCGTCGAGCAGCCCGCCCTCGATCCAGCGGTTCAGCATCGAATAGGACGGCTGGTGGATCAGGCAGGGGGTGCCGAGATCCTTAAGGATCGCCGCCGCCCGCCGGGTCATCTCCGGCGAGTAGGAGGAGATGCCGACATAGAGCGCCTTGCCCTGCCGCACGGCGTGGTCGAGCGCCCCCATCGTCTCCTCCAGCGGGGTGCGCGGATCGACGCGGTGCGAGTAGAAGATGTCCACATAGTCGAGCCCCATCCGCTTGAGGCTCTGGTCCAGGCTGGCCGTCAGATACTTGCGCGAGCCCCAGCTTCCGTAGGGGCCGGGCCACATGTCGTAGCCGGCCTTGGTGGAGACGATCAGCTCGTCGCGGTGGGCCTTGAAGTCGGTCGCCAGGACGCGCCCGAAATTCTCCTCCGCCGAGCCCGGCGGCGGGCCGTAATTGTTGGCGAGGTCGAAATGGGTGACGCCGCGGTCGAAGGCCCGGCGCAGCACGGCGCGCCCGGTCTCGAACACGTCGGTGCCGCCGAAATTCTGCCACAGCCCCAGCGAAATGGCCGGCAGGTCGAGCCCGCTCCGCCCGCTGCGGCGGTAGGTCATGGCGGTGTAGCGGGCCGGATCGGCGCGGTAGAGCGATTGCATCGCGGTCTCCTGGCTGTCTTGCGCGGTGTTGGGAGGAACGTGACTGATATATTAGAAATCAGCCCCCGTCCAAAGCCAAGAGCGCAAGGCAGCCTTCAGACCGGCTCGGCCTCGTCCTCCGAGGGGGCGGTGAAGTAGAGCGGGTTGGCCTTCTGCGCGTCGGCGATGGTGACCTGGAGATAGTCCAGATGCAGGTCGATGGCCTTCGCCGCCGCCTCCGGGTCGTTGTTGGCGATGGCCTCGATGATGACCGAATGCTCGGCGATCACGTCCGGCACCCGGCCGAGCACCGGCAGAGTCAGCAGGCGGTAACGGTCCACCTGCACCTTCACCTGCTGCGTCAGGTTCCAGAATCCGGGGTAGCCGGCGGTCTCCGCCAGCAGCGCATGGAAGGTCTCGTCGGCCTGGTGGAAGCCTTCGAAATTCTGGGCGGCCTCCATCTCGCGCTGGAGTTCCAGGTTGGCGCGCAGCTTGGCGATCTGGCTGCGGGTGGCGCGCTTGGCGGCGTAGCGGACGGTCGCCTCCTCCAGCGCCTTGCGGATGGCGATGGCTTCCGGCAGGGCGCCCAGCGGAATGCGGGAGACGAAGGTGCCCGATTGCGGGAAGATCTCGATCAGCCCCTCGTCCGCCAGACGCAGCACGGCCTCGCGCACCGGGGTGCGGCTGACGCCGTAGTCCTGGGCGATCACCTTCTCGGCGACCGGCTCGCCCGGCTTGCGGCGGAGCGAGACGATCTCGTTGCGCAGGTCACGGTAGATCGTCGCGGCCACGGTGGTGCCGCGCTGGGCCGGACGGGCGACCGCCGCCGCCGTGCGGCGCCGGGTCCGCGTCTTGACGCCCTCGGCCTGTTCGGAATCCACCGTCGATGTCTGCGCCGCCTTTTTCAACACCCGCTCCTGCCAGGAAAATTCAGGGCGCCGGATCTCCGGGACACCGGCGTCGAACCCGCTGGTTCACGCCGCATACGGTCCGCCCTTCATTGCAATATACTAATACCCGGCGGGGTGGGTCAAACGCCTTGACCCCGCGCGGCGCCCCGGTTCCGCGCCAGTTTGTCCCACCGGGAAGCGCGTTGCGCCACTCATCAGTATACTAGTATATTGAAGAAAGCTCCACCGCGGAGCGCACAGCCGCAAGGACCGTCACCGTGGACCGCAAACGCATCGCCCTCGTCGCCCACGACGCCCGCAAGCCCGACCTGATCGGCTGGCTCGGCGCCAACATCCACGCGCTGGAGGGGAACGTCTTCTGGTCCACCGGCACCACCGGCCGGCTGGTCCGGGAGGCCCACCCCCAACTGGACATCACCTCGCTGAAGAGCGGTCCGCTGGGCGGCGACCAGCAGATCGGCGCGATGATCGCCGAGGGCCGGATCGATCTTCTCGTCTTCTTCGTCGACCCGATGACCGCCCAGCCCCATGACGTGGACGTGAAGGCGCTGACCCGCCTCGCCACGCTCTACAACATCCCGATGGCCTGCAACGAGGCGACCGCCGACATGGTGATCTCCTCCCCCCTCTTCACCAGCGGCTACCGCCCGCGGGCCGTGGACTTCGCCGCCCACGATTCGCGCCGCCTCTGACCGGACTTTATCGAACCGGCCCCTCTTGAATTGCGCGTCTTACCAACAGAATTGTGGGCGGGACGCACAAAGTCCTTGCATCCGGAACTGATATATTAATATATTCCGACATGCGAGGCACAACCGGCGCAGCGCCACGCGCCACACCCGAACCACCCATTCAAATAGGGCACCGGCCCCCCGTCCGGCATCCCTCTTTCCGGAGATGAACGATGCTCCACCCCGACCGCCTCTTCCCCAGCGATCCCACGCAGCGCGACATCGCGCGCCGGCTGTACGCGGAGGTGGGCCACCTGCCGATCATCAGCCCGCACGGCCACACGGACCCGTCCTGGTTCGCCAAGAACGAGGCGTTCCCGAACCCGGCGTCGCTGTTCGTGGTGCCCGACCATTACGCCTTCCGCATGCTCTACAGCCAGGGCGTGACGTTGGAAAGCCTGGGCGTGCCGCGCAAGGACGGCGGGGCGGTGGAGAGCGATCCGCGCAAGATCTGGCGTCAGCTGGCGCAGAACTGGCACCTGTTCCGCGGCACCCCGACGCGCATGTGGCTCGACCACGCCTTCGAGACGGTGTTCGGCGTGACAGAGCGGCTGAGCGGGGCCAGCGCCGACCGCATCTTCGACC harbors:
- a CDS encoding GntR family transcriptional regulator — encoded protein: MKKAAQTSTVDSEQAEGVKTRTRRRTAAAVARPAQRGTTVAATIYRDLRNEIVSLRRKPGEPVAEKVIAQDYGVSRTPVREAVLRLADEGLIEIFPQSGTFVSRIPLGALPEAIAIRKALEEATVRYAAKRATRSQIAKLRANLELQREMEAAQNFEGFHQADETFHALLAETAGYPGFWNLTQQVKVQVDRYRLLTLPVLGRVPDVIAEHSVIIEAIANNDPEAAAKAIDLHLDYLQVTIADAQKANPLYFTAPSEDEAEPV
- the mgrA gene encoding L-glyceraldehyde 3-phosphate reductase; translated protein: MQSLYRADPARYTAMTYRRSGRSGLDLPAISLGLWQNFGGTDVFETGRAVLRRAFDRGVTHFDLANNYGPPPGSAEENFGRVLATDFKAHRDELIVSTKAGYDMWPGPYGSWGSRKYLTASLDQSLKRMGLDYVDIFYSHRVDPRTPLEETMGALDHAVRQGKALYVGISSYSPEMTRRAAAILKDLGTPCLIHQPSYSMLNRWIEGGLLDALEETGIGCIAFSPLAQGMLTTKYLNGQPTDARAAKGGTLKAHFLSPENLERVRALDAIAQRRGQTLAQMAIAWVLRDPRVTSALVGARNVEQLDNSLDALKNTAFTPEELAEIDRHAVDGGLNLWQNSSNAEAG
- a CDS encoding TRAP transporter large permease, with amino-acid sequence MELTILAVTFFGFLVLGIPVAFAIGLSALCTILYEGLPVAVIFQQMMSGMNVFSFLAIPFFVFSGELMLHGGVADKIVATAKNMVGHIRGGLGMSNVVACTLFGGVAGSPVADVSAMGAVMIPMMKREGYHADYAVNVTTHAALVGALMPTSHNMIIYALAAGGKASIGALIAAGIVPALLLMVCNLGAAYYVAVKRGYPAGTFPGWAILGRSFAAAAPGLLIVVIILAGITSGVFTATESASIAVIYALLLTTFVYRTLTWDHFLAAAAKTVKTTGVVLLLIGVSTMFQYIMGLYQVAEITGELMAGISTNPLVIFLLINVILFLLGTFMDMASTILICTPIFLPIAMQYGMDPVQFGIVMLINCALGLNTPPVGTTQFIGCAIGEVSVGEVMRSITPFYGALFVTLLLVTYVPTFSLWLPHLLMR
- a CDS encoding methylglyoxal synthase, yielding MDRKRIALVAHDARKPDLIGWLGANIHALEGNVFWSTGTTGRLVREAHPQLDITSLKSGPLGGDQQIGAMIAEGRIDLLVFFVDPMTAQPHDVDVKALTRLATLYNIPMACNEATADMVISSPLFTSGYRPRAVDFAAHDSRRL